A region of the Salvia splendens isolate huo1 chromosome 11, SspV2, whole genome shotgun sequence genome:
tatatagtttgatgctcgcaaaagtatgttttgtggtgtaggaagaggaataaatggtgaaacaaagaatgaagctcggatggtgaaaagGTTGTGCGAAAATTCCAGCAAGTCCTagaaattggccacccggccgggtgactttTTAGTTGTAAaattctacccggccgggtagttcATTAGAATATATTGCAGTTTTGTGGCAGAAGAAAAGGGGGGAGAGAGATAGTGGATGGGACGGTTTTGGAAaaaggaggaagagagagaaattgATTAGAAAAAGGAGTGGGGTCAGACGTTTTTTGGGGGGACAGTTGACGAATTTGGACGGaggaaaaaaagagaggaaaggGAAGAAGAGAAGAGGAAGTTCTGGCCAACTTTCCGACGATCCGACTCCAAATCCCAACTCCACTCACAAGAGCTTGAATCCTACGGTTTTAATTGCAAAATTCACCATGTGTATAGGCTAAGCTTcctttgttgctccaagttgtaatctaggcttgtatggATGTTTTCACACCATTGATATCATATGTTTGTGTCCAACAATGTGCTCAAtatttattcactatgtttttggctaataacgtagtgatgttaattcctctgctattgtctctttaacatagtttaggaatgattgattgttggattgctatcgaattagaattgttcagaggataatttgatagtggattaagtaggtgactatagtagatgatcttttattcccgcgcttccgcgtgaatttaatatcattgaaaattaattcatggaacaagtgttcagctgactgtgaattatacgtcgcaaacatgttcagtgcacgcgattaggttgatgttttaatcccttcgtatgtttcattgttaaaggtgtagaataatacaagcctcgtgagcaacttggagtgacatctttctccattttcgtaccttagtttgtaaatttagtttattaattttgtcaattcttgttaaataacctacacctccctgtggttcgacactcgaagtactacagtcgactctgtactcttgcagatagattgtaatattagagctattttattaaacttttgtgttaataatccattaatataataGCTTGAAAATTACACCTTTGTAGGTGTGCTTCCTCATAAGCTCGAATGTGAATCCTATCTCCAtattgctcctacaaaaagaaaaattaaaacaacaaaaagaaaacaaaatactcaattcataaaaatacatcgaaggaaagaattgagcgaacaaaattaataaactaaatttacaaactaaggtacgaaaatggagaaagatgtcactccaagttgctcacgaggcttgtattattctacacctttaacaatgaaacatacgaagggattaaaacatcaacctaatcgcgtgcactgaacatgtttgcgacgtataattcacagtcagctgaacacttgttccatgaattaattttcaatgatattaaattcatgcggaagcgcgggaataaaagatcatctactatagtcacctacttaatccactatcaaattatcctctgaacaattctaattcgatagcaatccaacaatcaatcattcctaaactatgttaaagagacaatagcagaggaattaacatcactacgttattagccaaaaacatagtgaataaataTTGAGCACATTGTTGGACACAAACATATGATATCAATGGTGTGAAAACATccatacaagcctagattacaacttggagcaacaaaggAAGCTTAGCCTATACACATGGTGAATTTTGCAATTAAAACCGTAGGATTCAAGCTCTCGTGAGTGGAGTTGGGATTTGGAGTCGGATCATCGGAAAGTTGGCCGGAACTTCCTCTTCTCTTCTTCCCTTTTCTCTCCTTTTTTCCTCCGTCCAAATTCGTCAACTGTCCCCCCAAAAAACGTCTGACCCCACTCCTTTTTCTAATcaatttctctctcttcctcctttTTCCAAAACCGTCCCATCCACTATCTCTCTCCCCCCTTTTCTTCTGCCACAAAACTGCAATATATTCTAATgaactacccggccgggtagaattTTACAACTAAaaagtcacccggccgggtggccaatttctAGGACTTGCTGGAATTTTCGCACAACcttttcaccatccgagcttcattctttgtttcaccatttattcctcttcctacaccacaaaacatacttttgcgagcatcaaactatataaatcatgtaaagttaggagaataaaaatgtacaatttgattcacatcagtgatccgttgctaactttcttaagttgctaattCTACTAATTCatcaatgcagtgtattaaaaatctcaacacaatgacattgaaatgtcaacatgaaCTAAGTTGAATACggtgttgacattgatatttaaaatgtcaacacaaatttgtgttgatattttaatgtgatcgcgttgacatttttaatacactgcgttgatgagttaatAAATTAGCAATTTAAAAAGAATTAGCATTATAAAGCGCTCCTCTACACATATTTGTAGGATTCAGTCATGTCTAATCTATCAAACAGAACATGTCCTAGACATATATGGGCTTATAAaggcctttttattttttgcttcAATTCTACAAAATGCATCTCTAAATTCTTGGATTTCTTCCATGCATGTTTGTTTTCTATACCAATTCACCTTACATCATTTGTTAGTACAATTAATCTCTAAAGTGTTctacctctatatatatattccgATCATATTTTCCAATTATGCACCTCACAAACTACCAAAAGTAGCCTCGTCAATCAATGGCTAATATCCCAAACCACCTCCAAATCCTATACCTAAGACAAAAAGCCATGACCAATCTCCCTCAAACCAAACAAGAAACCGACTACGCCGCTCGGTCGCATTGGCTCCGAGCCGCCACGCTCGGAGCCAACGACGGCCTGGTCTCCATCTCATCCCTCATGATGGGAATCGGAGCCACCAGAGCCGGCTCCAAAGCCACGATCCTCACGGGCTTCGCAGCCCTTTTCGCGGGCGCGTGCAGCATGGCCGCGGCCGAGTTCGTCTCCATCCACTCCATAGAGACGGCCCGGACGAAGAgcgagagaagaagaagatcgaTTCCTAACCCTTTGCTTGCCGCCATGGCGTCGGCGCTTGCTTTCTTGTTGGGAGGGATTGTGCCGTTGCTCGCGGCTGCGTTTGTAGATGACTCTAGGGTTGGGGCgggggcggtggcggcggcCGGGACGCTGGGGATGGCGGCGTTTGGCGGGGTCAGGGCGGCGCTTGGCGGGACGGGGGTGGTGGGTGGTTGTGGGAGGGTGGTGGTGGGAGGGTGGGTGGCTATGGGCATCACTTTTGGTCTCACAAAGTTAATTGGGGATAGTGGTTTTGGTGGTGTGGTTAATAGTGTAGAATAGTTCATATTGATGCTCGGTTCGATTGATTAGATAAGATTCAGtcttataaataatataaataatattcgtTCAAGTAGATAATAGAATTTATGGTGATTAGCCTTGACGGATTTTGACAAAATTAATTACGAATAATTTCATACCAATTCAACTACGGACAATTTTAAGATAAATTAATCTTGACTAACACATTTTTCTGTTATTTTAATGGGTGACTATTATGTGGGTATAGTTTTTGGGAGGATAATGTGGGGTATAATTTGCTTTTTTATTTAAGAAAGTAGGTAACTACCACCACTGTTGAAAAATAATCCATAATACAAAACATAGGTTTTAAATAGATTAAATAGCTCAATCCATCTTATACTTATCTACAAAACGGATAGTTTGAAATTAGTTGATTTTTTGTCATGTTGAAAACGGTATGGTGGGGTTTTGGCTACATCATGATTTTGGATTTAGCATAGTTTGCACTTTGCACAAAGTAAGTAGTTTTATGAATATGGGATATTTATGTGTGGATTTGAAATTAATTTGCAAACCAATATATCAACACAGTTATAATTGTAACAATTGGATTAAATAGATCAAGAGCCGGAATGTCAATTTAACCATAGTTCACGGGTTGCCCCGAacggaaacaaaaaaataaaagagttagGTGCAGAAAATTTATACGTaattcgaaaaaaaattaaatacttcatccgtcccattaaagatgactcactttcctttttagtttgtctcatccaagatgatccattactataaatggaaacatatttatttctactttattctctctcttactttactctctccacttaacacataaaatgaAACTGCATAAAACTCCGTGTCGtccttccttgggacggagggagtagcatgTAACTGAATAGTCCACGACTTAATACTTAATAGGTTGGTCCAAAACAGCCCAAGCCCAATAGGAGAAAATGAGTGAGTTGGCCCGATTAACCAATAATTAGTTTCAACTGCATTAATATACTTTTAgactttaataaaataaatctttTATTCAATATTCAAAAGTTATACTCAGTCATTTTATTTCTTTGCTCCTCACTTTATAATATGTCTTAACTAGTggtaaaaattagaaaaatgataCAGTTTAGGAAAAAATATGTGTATCTTGTCACTTTTAGATTTATATACTAGAACTAGCTAGTTACGTAAATCGATGTTGAAAAGATACACATTTTATAATGTACTTCATTTGCTATAAATATAGAATTGCCAAGAATTTAAGTGGGCTAGCCAGCCTGCTTGACATTTTTATTCAATGGACATGTTTTTAGttctcattaaaaataaaattctcattatttatatacattcaaaaattataaaataattatatggaTTAGATCATTTTTATGAACTACTCTATAGAATagtgatatatttaattatgatggTACATTCAAATATATTCACGACTTTCCTtttctagaaaaaaaaagaaacaaaacaaaaataaattaagcaTGGGGATTATCTGGCTCAAGCATCTGTGTTATCTTTGCCACGAAACTTTTCACTGGACTAATAAAGCAACCATAGGCTACGTTTGGTAGCCATGTCATGTTTCGACTAGACATGATAAAATTTAAGATAGTTATCATAGTTTCAATTAGTTTAGTTATCTTGATTGGGTGTTTGATAGCTTAAGATAACTATgagttattttatttaagtgtttgGTACATAagttataaaaaatgataaaattataatgGTCAAAATTAACCTCACTAATTTAAGTTAATAATTAAAGTACCCTTGAAGAATAATTGCTACTCCATCTCTCTTCTACGGCTCTCTCTCTACTGTACTTAACCAAATTCCCAATATTCCACAATCTCCATCTTCCTCAACTCTCTCTACTATACTTCTCCAAATTTCCAATATACTAAAATCACCATCTTCCTCAATCTCTCTCTACTATACTTCTCCAATTTCCAAATATCCCAAAATCACCATCTTCCTCAATCTCCTCTTCACGGACCGGCGATTCTCCATGGCGCCACCACGCCGCCTTCCCTCTCCCTTCTCCCTCGTCTCCCTCTCCAAATATCCCTCTTTTTTCCCGGCGATCTGCGCCGCTGCTGGAACCCATCGCCGTAACACCTCGGTTCGCGCTGCCTACCATCTCGCTCAGAACCCATCGCCTCTGGCCGTCGTCTCCATCACACTGCGGTCCCGTCGCTTCGCCGCACGCGTCGGCAGTCCGTCTCTCTCTATGTCGGCATCGATCTACTTCTCCCACAATTCCAAAGTTTAGATTTTTACTCCTGCTCAGATAAATCTTGAAGAATAATTGCAAAAATTTTAACCTTTGATTCAAAACTAGTCGCCGGAAAAGATACATAAACGGAATCGTCGAATTTCGTCCTCCGGAGGGAGGCAGATTGAGAAAATGAAAGGAGAGAGACAATAGCGATTTGAGAAGAGGAAAAATATGGAGGCACGTTTATATGGATAGAAAAATTGATGGGTAAAAATGTAATTTACTAAAATTAACTAGGTATCCTGATATGTAACAtagcaaaattgggagttacaTATATGGTTGAAACATAGATTTTTCAGTGGGCTTTGTGCGGGCCGGATATAAAATACGGGCTATTCAAATAAGTAACATTGCtaccaaatgcacaaataaactcatattaCTCTTCTTATCTAACTGTTTGGCTCAATTCTTTTCGGACAACTCATAACTAAGCATGGGCCGAGTTGTTGTATTTATGGTGCCGATGACAGTtccaaaaattgaatttaatgtaGTTTTTCCGACCTTCGTCGATCGGTCAACATTAGGGCGTCCCGTCACATAatcgaccccacctggatctgCCATTATTATGTCCAAATACGGCAAATAGCTctaaagttttgatttttcgtcCGCACCAAATACATGTGTTcgcaaaaatagaaaataaccCCCTTACCAAATAGCATGAAAATAACCACCTTACTAAATAGCATGAGGCATGTTTTAGAAGCGAAATATAGTTAATTAACATGCCAAAAAAACGTGAATACGTGACCAAGTATAACGTCTTGAAATCAAAATACAATGATTATATACGATAAAATTAAATCTTAATTACATTGTGATGAAACAATTACCTAACAAAAATTGAGGCAATTGGTCGTTAATATCACCAATTTTAGGCCGAATTCCGAATTTTCTCATGAACTTAAAACTTTGTCGTAAATATCATGAACTTTGATGTTGTCGATTTCCCATAAGCCTGAAAATTGAAACTGGCGTGGCTAAATTAATCGGCAACAGTGGCAAAGTTCAAATTCTCTCCCATCATTAACGTTGCTCTGATAGTCCCTCTATAATTTCCTCCGActtgagttttaagaaatgcgaAAAATTATGAGTTGGAAAAGTTATTGAAACGTGATTCCCACTTTTATATACCATCTTCGTCCATAAAATGTAGTCATGTTTTTCGATTTTTGGTAGTCTACGAAAATTAGTCTCTATCATTTGTAATAAATATTTTCCCTCAAACGGtgaatttcattttccactaagagcatctccaatgctggcggacgtcaaatagccgtcaaatagccttcacactgccacatcatcagcactacaattctcctgccacatcagcttgccacatcaactggacatcaaatagccatcaaatagccttcacactacctatccacatcactaataacaattatataatttaatttacaattgtatcaacatacataatttaatttacgagacaaatacggaaaattcgaataataatattaaaatttaaaaagtacattacttttaaaaaaaagtacaacaattttaaaaaattacaaaaagtaaaaagtacattaatttaaaaaagtaaaacaaaatcactcatcgccgccgtcctcgtctccgtcgtcgcccaacgcttcttcactgccgtcgccgccgcctccgtcgccacctacgccgcggctattcccgccggtgtccctcctcatcgcctccagttcttcacgctggctctggagcaatacgcgaagaaaatccttcacctcggggtccaccgccgcttggaagtcggctaaggtcttcaccatttgagcgcgcgtttgttggcgcgcgaagaatttgagctcctcggtagacctgccgaggggggatgccgaatggacatcctgggaactcggtgtgccccccctcgcaacctgctgcgcccgcctttgcccaaccgggcgaggtcggcgaccgaacgaccgaggagtcgggacctcctgggccgtctcggggaggtctgacgaaccaccgctgctgccgctataatctccggtatagttcagtctctgcctcttcggccagccagcgtcgacgcctgcccggaatttctccgactcgttgagcacaacgtagcagttccagtaggtgaactcatagtacttcttatccggatcggggtaggctctttccgcaatcctcctgcagtcttcctctgtttggccactggtctgcatgcggagggcgttggcgtacaaacccgaaaatcgagagacgccagccctgattcggtcccagcacttccggacctcctccccggtgcacggtctcccttcagggcaaaatgccctgtaggctgcagctatcttcgcccacaagttgacgatcctctggttgtttgaaacgagaggatcgtcgcaaacactcacccacgccttggcaaccgcaacgttctccgcgtccgtccacttcctccggccccggatttcggcgcggggctgcgacgactcgccgaccttcttcgccttgcccttcttcttaccccgccctactccctggctttgaatgagagtttcagaaacgtcgttaatatcaaaacccaagtccgctaaggagaaggtctccgaatactgtgcatccgttggggtcgatgtgtgcgaagaaccggtggaaaaatcaaaagtcggccgataggcgttgtcccccccgtgcgtcgcctgcgactgtggaatcatatgttgcgccggtggcatcatctgctgcgccggtggctgcatgccgggtgcccaccccggcatcatctgcatagggggctgcatgccgggtgcccaccccggaatcatctgctgccacgggtacacgttgtagtacccgctcattggaggccaaccacctcccccaggagccggggaagtatgggaccctgccccgggagtcgggggcgtctgagaccctacaccgggagccgggggagtctgagaccatcccccgggattaactggagtaccttcgtagttgttctccattgctcgttattgatcttgtacagaaagtaaggtagagagagagtactcgttaaaacaagtggtgcgaatgaaaatgaggttcaacgcgcgtatatattgtgttttgcgaaaaaaaaaaaaaatatttaaatccgacgccggtttggcgccgatccgggagccacaatggcgcccgtgaggatcggcgtgggaaccggcgtcagcgcgggaatcggcatggcgacgccgattttgacgccgatttcgcccacgccggttccaatggttcggcgtcaaaccggcgtgggcgaaaaatcggcgctccggtggtgacgccgaccattggagatgctctaacaataTCCAACAACTTTTTTTCTCcgtctctctcttacttttatcaattttgtattaaaactcgtgttttCCACTGTCAAAACTATTTTTATAGACGGGGTAGTATATGTTTTATAATTCAATTTGAATGAAATGAGTTAATGAATCACGTAACATACTTAATATTTACTAAATTAAGGAGTTATCTGACCTAAAATGTGTGTTTTTatcttatttgttttatttgtctTCCTTATTAAACTATACCCTACAAGGCTACAAATCAAATGAGTAAacaaactaaaatggaaaaataaaactTCTATTATTGAACATACAAAAAGGGAGTATTACATCATACCAATGTCTAAATTTGCAAAAGTTAAATCCCAAATaacaataaattattatatgaACTCAAAAATAAACATCAATAGGTCATGAGTTCGAATCTACTAAGATAGTAACTTTAGTTAATCAAACGCCACTACTATAACCAATCAACTTGGTAATACCAAAAGTGATCCCCATCGCCACCCAACCCCCAAACAGCACCCTCAGCGCCGCCCTCACCGGCGGCGCCCGGCCAAGGGCCGCCCCGGCCCACCCAAACCCTAAAAGCGCCACGCTCACTGCCGCCACCACTGCCCCGAGCCTCACACGGTAGTCCCGAGCGAACGCGGCCGCGAGCAGAGGAACCCCCGCCCCCACCGTGAAGGCCGCCGCCGACGCCCCGGCCGCCTGCAGCGGGCTCGGGAGGTTCCTCTCCGCGCCGCGATCGCTGCTTCGCTCTCTCTTGATCTGAGCCACCTCGATGTCGAGCTGAGAGTAGACGGAGACGAACTCTCCGATGGCCATGCTGCAGGCTCCGGCCACCATGCCGGCGGCGCCGGTGAGGAGCATAGTCTTGGCGTCGCGCCGGACTGCTCCGATGCCCATCATGAGCGACGCGGTGGAGAGGAGGCCGTCGTTGGCGCCCAAGACGGCCGCACGGAGCCATTGTGCTCGCTTTGAGTAGTCTTCGGCCTCAACTAGGGCTTCTTCAGTTTGCCCTAATTCGATTTCGATGTTTTTGTTGGACATGGTTTTTGTGGTGTTGTCAATTTGTGGTTTCTCCATTGGGAATAATTTGAAATGAAGAGTGTAAATGTGTGCGTGTATATATAGATGGATATGGAGTTTTTTCTTGATGTGGAAATGATTTTTGTAAGGTAAAAGTGTGGAGGGCACACGCTATTGAGAGACTTTATAGGAGCCAACTAAGCTTTATGAGATTGTGGGAATGGTACATATTCGGAAACGGTGTGTACACAAATTAAAACGGAACTCATGAAGTCGGACGCAGTGAAGAAGGTCGTTGTTGGTGCATTGGTCATCTCTGGTAATGGATGGCGGAAGAAGATTATGGAGTCGACGATAACTCCATATGGCGAATCATAAGGGTTGGTCGGTcgacctcgacctcgaccccacctggatctgCCATCGCTACTCCGGTGGTTGATTTCACTTTGTATCATAAGTAGCACCTTAGTTCAATTATATGACATGTAAGGATTGGTTGtcataaaaattacattttctTGTGAGAATTTAAGGACATTGCAAGTTACTGTGAAATTAGTCAGAGTTCAAATGAATTCATTAAAGATTCTAATTCAAACATTGCATTGATCTATTAAGGATATGTATTTACTCTAAATTTTTGTGGTTGAATGATTGAAAATGATATTAATTCTCGTAATAATAAGTGTCCATTTCTCATTTAGATTATCTTTCTAAATGATATAAGTATATTGGAGTAATAAATTATCTCATAGATGCTTTTGGGTTGGCtgggaaaatatatatatcGTCGAGGAATCGATTCTTTCACACTATAAGTCTATATGTTTACTTTATTAATAAGTTTATTCATATCTTAAATACTCGAGGGAAAGAATAAAAGTGGAATATTGTTGTTCACACATAGGCCCTCCACCACTTTAACTCCAACACTTTACACTTGACACTAACCAACTTTGTATTTGTAGTTTTTGACTTTATATAAATACACCGACGGTTCTCAAATAAACTAGGGTTGACAATCACACAATGagcttttttatattttcacatGTTAATTTTTCATAAGATGTGTGGATCTTGAGCATATATTTAAGCACAAATGTTTGATATATGTGGTTATTCTAATGTatcactttcattttttaacattttttcatatttttttctttaattataattgtataGTGTGTGGTAGTTGAATTTTGCATTTTATACGGTCGCTTTCCTTTGGATGGAAATGTTCATGAGGTTTTTCCCCTTAGCAGAGGTGACAACATCTAATTTAAAAacagaattaaaaaaacattttttaggATTAGAGACGGATTACCAAGGCACAAGTTTATCGGTATTgtgtgaattaattaaatttgaaaccAAGATATACAATATTGAattgttaaaaatataaaaaaaaatattatcgaCAACACCAGTGTTGGTAAATCTACCAATGGACAAATCTGTCAGTAAATCTGATGGTAACAAGGAACACAAAATACCGATTATTAACGAAGTGATAATAAATTCATGCTGAATCATATAAAATTCTATTCCAGTTCATTTTTATTCGAAAGAGAAACCATATCTCACAATCTCAGGTGAGTAACACCAAGAGCATAGCAAAAAGGGAACATCCAGCTCTTGGAAAGAATCGAGCGTCCAGAGCGCAACAAAAGGGGTACATTAGAAACGAGCATAAGTTGGTAAAGTGCACCGATGAGGTCTTGTAACAGTTATTTGAGATGCGTAAATAACTTGGTAGCAACCTGTCCAAGGAAATCAGCAGTTAGTGAGGAGCTCTTATACACTGGAAAAGAATAATGGATGATGGAAAATGTGCCCTTACGCAATTGTCAACGCAGCGCCAGTAGTCAAAGTACTGTCC
Encoded here:
- the LOC121754860 gene encoding vacuolar iron transporter homolog 4-like translates to MANIPNHLQILYLRQKAMTNLPQTKQETDYAARSHWLRAATLGANDGLVSISSLMMGIGATRAGSKATILTGFAALFAGACSMAAAEFVSIHSIETARTKSERRRRSIPNPLLAAMASALAFLLGGIVPLLAAAFVDDSRVGAGAVAAAGTLGMAAFGGVRAALGGTGVVGGCGRVVVGGWVAMGITFGLTKLIGDSGFGGVVNSVE
- the LOC121754151 gene encoding vacuolar iron transporter homolog 4-like, coding for MEKPQIDNTTKTMSNKNIEIELGQTEEALVEAEDYSKRAQWLRAAVLGANDGLLSTASLMMGIGAVRRDAKTMLLTGAAGMVAGACSMAIGEFVSVYSQLDIEVAQIKRERSSDRGAERNLPSPLQAAGASAAAFTVGAGVPLLAAAFARDYRVRLGAVVAAVSVALLGFGWAGAALGRAPPVRAALRVLFGGWVAMGITFGITKLIGYSSGV